The region GCTTATCTGATGTACCGGATACTGGTAACTAACACTACGTGCGCTCTGAGCAAGATGCAACCCTGACAATTCTGACAAAGGCAGTGGTATAGGTGCCTCTTCCGTTGCTTCCTGAGCAATGGCTACTTCCAGCTCCGTCCATTCATAGTGAGCCAGTTCAAGCATGAAGGGAGGATCAGACTGAGTTGCTGTATACTCTTGTTGCAAAAAGAACAAAAACTCGCGACTTATATCTAAAAAATAAGGAGACTGGCAATCATGCTGACTGAAAAATTCGCGCACCAAAGTTAACCAGGTTTGCTCCTCATATAGACTCTTTAATACGGGAAAAGTCGAAGCAACAAACCCCTCAATGTTATTAAAAAACAATTCCCTGTAAATCTGCATACGACGATCTTCAATGCCCTCAGGCGCTGAATGGACATCTGGATTTTTAATATGAGCCATGAACTCAGCCTGAATTTGCTGAAACGACATCAGGCGATCCCCCTTTTGAGCTTATCAATACTCTGCACAGTATGGATCTGGTCAACTTCCTCAAGTAGTTGAGGTAATGGAGGAATATTAAAATCGCGTTCCAACAAGGTTGGAAACACACCATGTAGGCGGTAGGCTTCTTGCAATAATTGCCAAACAGGGTCGCACACCGCATCGCCATGGGTATCTACAAGCAAATCTTCTGCCTCAACATAATGCCCGGCGATATGACCATAAGCGATACGCTCACTGGGCATCGCCGCTAAAAATGCACCGGCATCATAACCATGATTAATTGAATTGACGTAGATGTTATTCACATCTAAGAGCAGATCACAGTCAGCTTCTTCGAGCACTGCTAAGGTAAAATCCTGCTCAGATAACTGCTGACCAGGCGCAGCATAATAAGAGACATTCTCCACAGCTATACGACGCTCCAGTCTGTCTTGCACTTCTTTGATCCTTGCAGCAGTGTGCTTTACCGCCTCCTCTGTGAAGGGAATAGGCATAAGGTCGTACATATGACCATCCCCGGAACAATAACTTAAGTGTTCGCTGTAGCAACGAATGTTATGTGTCGAGAAAAAGGTTTTCAGGTCGCTTACAAACTCAATATCTAATGGTGCAGGTGAACCGAGTGATAATGACAATCCATGGCAAACAAATGGGTGTCTCGCAGTCAACTCCGAAAACTGAGCAGCGAATTTGCCACCGAGCGTCATCCAGTTTTCGGGCGCGACCTCGTAAAAATCGACCTGCTGAGGGGGAGTAGCCAAAATATCATCTAACATTTCTCGCCTAAGGCCCATGCCAACCCTGCCAAACGGTTTATTCATTATCACTCCTTAGCCAGGTTAGCTGTTAAGCGTGACCGCCGCACTTACCTTCGCCGCACTTGCCTTCTTTTTTAGCTTTACCGCCACATTTACCTTCGCCGCATTTGCCTTCTTTTTTAGCTTTACCGCCACATTTACCTTCGCCGCATTTGCCTTCTTTTTTAGCTTTGCCGCCACACTTGCCTTCGCCGCACTTGCCCTCTTTTTTACCTTTCGCGTCGCCGCCGCATTTACCTTCTCCGCATTTTCCCTCTTTTTTGCCTTTCGCGTCACCGCCGCATTTACCTTCTCCGCATTTTCCTTCTTTTTTGCCTTTAGCATCACCGCCGCATTTACCTTCTCCACATTTTCCTTCTGCGGCGTCTAACTGGTAACCCGCCGTCATTTGCTCAAAGCTAAACGGATTCGCCGCCGCTTCAGGAGCGCTAAATGTTGCGGCAGTCACTACAGCCGCGCCCAGTGTCATTGCAAGTGTGTTAGTTTTCTTTACTGATTTCATGTTGTTCTCTCTCAATCGGTAGCAATAAAAATGAATGATTCGCATAGTAGACCACGGACCGAAGATATTTATTTCAGTGTTTGAGAAATTTTTATCTCCATTTCCCTATTAATAAATCACCTTCTCTCGTATAGAATAGCGCGAATTTTTTCTGGTGCGGTAATAATGAAACTATTTTTAGCCCCGATGGAGGGCGTTGTCGACTTCAAAATGCGTGAACTACTCACGGACCTGGGTGGGTTCGATATGTGTGTCACTGAGTTTATCCGCGTGGTAGATTTAACCTTACCTCGTCGTGTGTTTGTTCGTTATTGCCCAGAACTGCTTAATGGCGGCCTGACACGAGCCGGTACACCGGTGCGCATTCAGCTGCTCGGTCAGGTACCTCATGCACTGGCAGCCAATGCCAGAAAGGCCGTAAAATTAGGTTCTCATGGCGTTGATCTTAACTTTGGCTGTCCAGCAAAAACCGTCAACAAGA is a window of Pseudoalteromonas sp. R3 DNA encoding:
- a CDS encoding putative DNA-binding domain-containing protein, translating into MSFQQIQAEFMAHIKNPDVHSAPEGIEDRRMQIYRELFFNNIEGFVASTFPVLKSLYEEQTWLTLVREFFSQHDCQSPYFLDISREFLFFLQQEYTATQSDPPFMLELAHYEWTELEVAIAQEATEEAPIPLPLSELSGLHLAQSARSVSYQYPVHQISIDHQPNEPSGPHCFIVYRDRTFEVQFIETNPMTALLIQNIVVNPGITIGALAKQLAEQFSQFDEQTLINGAVQTLSQFVRLGILVDKKA
- a CDS encoding DUF692 domain-containing protein, which codes for MNKPFGRVGMGLRREMLDDILATPPQQVDFYEVAPENWMTLGGKFAAQFSELTARHPFVCHGLSLSLGSPAPLDIEFVSDLKTFFSTHNIRCYSEHLSYCSGDGHMYDLMPIPFTEEAVKHTAARIKEVQDRLERRIAVENVSYYAAPGQQLSEQDFTLAVLEEADCDLLLDVNNIYVNSINHGYDAGAFLAAMPSERIAYGHIAGHYVEAEDLLVDTHGDAVCDPVWQLLQEAYRLHGVFPTLLERDFNIPPLPQLLEEVDQIHTVQSIDKLKRGIA